The Colias croceus chromosome 3, ilColCroc2.1 genome includes a region encoding these proteins:
- the LOC123705820 gene encoding uncharacterized protein LOC123705820: protein MWARAFLSVLTAVVAINLGNAEKSKFYYMDSLCKDHFLQRQYRKLDGGVLWSRNERNLDCTVTFQTHSILQRFMLHFDLLQLDCNDHLYVYDGAHATAPPKADLSCRNTKQQVGALFTRSNFVTLKYVTDNWGTDANGFKLVITAVKDPKHGCKEFRCKQREFCVSADLTCDGVDHCADGSDEDTATLCPESGGGSAGEAWVAAGAGAAALVLLLVVAALCCYCRRRAPNRRTHLHLDQMASSNGAGGKGAAPCSPGSATRLPGNWAHPAGPRGIDNVMSKEQGWGAGTGRRARAACGRGRCAERRGRPAQGRVVRLRRPGRARGEGAPYRPPTAPSLPAHTGRTSLSATSFVCTLHYTGCSVLYLCL, encoded by the exons ATTACATGGACTCGCTCTGCAAGGACCACTTCCTGCAGCGCCAGTACCGCAAGCTGGATGGAGGCGTGCTCTGGTCCCGTAACGAGCGCAACCTGGACTGCACGGTCACGTTCCAGACGCACAGCATCCTGCAGCGGTTCATGCTGCACTTCGACCTGCTGCAGCTGGACTGCAATGACCACCTGTATGTGTATGATGGGGCGCATGCGACCGCGCCGCCTAAG GCCGACCTCTCCTGCCGGAACACCAAGCAGCAGGTCGGCGCGCTGTTCACGCGCAGCAACTTCGTGACACTCAAGTACGTCACGGACAACTGGGGGACCGACGCGAACGGCTTCAAGCTGGTCATCACCGCTGTTAAGGACCCCA AGCACGGCTGCAAGGAGTTCCGGTGCAAGCAGCGCGAGTTCTGCGTGAGCGCGGACCTCACGTGCGATGGAGTGGACCATTGTGCGGACGGCTCGGATGAGGACACGGCTACGCTGTGTCCGG AGAGCGGCGGCGGCAGCGCGGGCGAGGCGTGGGTGGCGGCGGGGGCCGGCGCCGCGGCGCTGGTGCTGCTGCTCGTGGTAGCGGCGCTCTGCTGCTACTGCCGCCGGAGAGCACCCAACCGACGCACACATTTACATt TAGATCAAATGGCAAGCAGCAACGGTGCCGGCGGGAAGGGCGCGGCGCCCTGCTCGCCGGGCAGCGCCACGCGGCTGCCGGGAAACTGGGCGCACCCTGCGGGCCCGCGCGG tatagataatgtGATGAGTAAGGAGCAGGGCTGGGGTGCAGGTACAGGGCGGCGCGCCCGGGCCGCCTGCGGGCGCGGGCGCTGCGCTGAGCGGCGCGGGCGCCCCGCACAAGGACGAGTGGTTCGTCTGAGGCGGCCCGGTCGGGCCCGCGGGGAGGGGGCGCCGTACCGGCCCCCGACCGCTCCCAGCCTCCCGGCTCACACCGGCCGAACGAGTTTGTCAGCTACGTCTTTTGTCTGCACTCTACACTATACAGGATGTTCCGTTTTGTATCTATGTTTGtga